A region of Neovison vison isolate M4711 chromosome 7, ASM_NN_V1, whole genome shotgun sequence DNA encodes the following proteins:
- the RIPOR1 gene encoding rho family-interacting cell polarization regulator 1 isoform X1 has translation MSAKKRGSPARTHSMMSLSVRPQRRLLSARVNRSQSFAGVLGSHERGPRSFPAFSPPGPPRKPPALSRVSRMFAVAHPAPKVPQPERLDLVYTALKRGLTAYLEVHQQEQEKLQGQIRESKRNSRLGFLYDLDKQVKSIERFLRRLEFHASKIDELYEAYCVQRRLRDGAYNMVRAYSTGSPGSREARDSLAEATRGHREYTESMCLLESELEAQLGEFHLRMKGLAGFARLCVGDQYEICMKYGRQRWKLRGRIEGSGKQVWDSEETVFLPLLTEFLSIKVTELKGLANHVVVGSVSCETKDLFAALPQVVAVDINDLGTIKLSLEVTWSPFDKDDQPSTASTVNKASTVTKRFSTYSQSPPDTPSLREQAFYNMLRRQEELENGTAWSLSSESSDDSSSPQLSGTARHSSAPRPLVQQPEPLPIQVTFRRPETPTSRPVDEEGAIAPALANGHAPYSRTLSHISEASVDAALAEASVEALGLENLAQGPSLHAHPDPTHGEQPGPVPPAVDPLHSATSPTLSTTGPAHTSTDPDLSAHLDLVHKVTDASSSELPGPTHTTTSSTSNAISPSHSAPGATYTTTGSTHKPMVSTPSTTVSAPSATTPGQTTARPTKEAMLSALATVAPTPNTIGPVQTTTSPVHTTTSPTHTTAGPSCVTTSPIHTTASPTLATASPIHTTAGSTHATTSPTHTTASPTHATTSPTHTTISPTHATASPAHTTASPTHTTTSPSKTIASPPHTATTPTHKARMSTHTTASSVPKAKDPVQTTRSPTHPVTTHSSSSSPDDAMLPSPSENTDPTLPGIHTLSCSYPASAPCTQADPINPSLSYPSPACSSWEPLTSHSPDAPGEPILQSPSPPPSPLAPVPQHLDPSLAMATRAQVPGAAGGAGDRKLEEALGALMAALDDYRGQFPELQGLEQEVTRLESLLMQRQGLTRSRASSLSITVEHALESFSFLNEDEDEDMDGPGDRPPNSLEPGAEDSLDLPSARPLSTECPALDAALVQHLYHCSRLLLKLGTFGPLRCQEAWALERLLREARVLEAVCELSRRWEIPATSAQEVVQFSASRPGFLAFWDRCTEGLSPFICPVERVLLTFCDQYSARLSLRQPGLAEAVCVKFLEDALGQKLPRRPQPGPGEQFTVFQFWSYVEALESPSMEAYVTETAEEVLLVQNLNSDDQAVVLKALRLAPEGRLRRDGLRALSSLLVHGNNKVMAAVSTQLRSLSLGPVFRERALLCFLDQLEDEDVQTRVAGCLALGCIKAPEGIEPLVYLCQTDTEAVREAARQSLQQCGEEGQSAHRRLEESLDALPRIFGPGSMASTAF, from the exons ATGAGTGCCAAGAAGAGAG GGAGCCCCGCGCGGACTCATTCCATGATGTCCCTGTCGGTGCGGCCGCAGCGCCGCCTGCTCAGCGCCCGGGTCAATAGGAGCCAGTCCTTCGCAGGCGTCCTCGGCAGCCACGAGCGGGGGCCCAG GAGCTTCCCGGCCTTCAGTCCCCCGGGGCCTCCACGGAAGCCCCCAGCGCTTTCCCGAGTATCCAGGATGTTTGCCGTGGCGCACCCTGCCCCTAAGGTCCCGCAGCCTGAGCGGCTGGACCTGGTGTACACTGCGCTCAAGCGGGGCCTGAC GGCCTATTTGGAAGTGCACCAGCAGGAGCAGGAGAAACTCCAGGGACAGATTAGGGAGTCCAAGAGGAATTCCCGCCTG GGCTTCCTGTATGACTTGGACAAG CAAGTCAAGTCCATTGAACGCTTCCTGCGACGGTTGGAGTTCCACGCCAGCAAG ATTGATGaactctatgaggcatactgtgTCCAGCGGCGTCTCCGGGATGGTGCCTACAACATGGTCCGTGCCTACAGCACTGGGTCCCCAGGGAGCCGCGAGGCCCGAGACAGCCTGGCCGAAGCCACTCGAGGGCATCGCGAGTACACAGAG AGCATGTGTCTGCTGGAGAGTGAGCTAGAGGCACAGCTGGGCGAGTTCCATCTCCGGATGAAAG GGCTGGCTGGCTTCGCCAGGCTGTGTGTAGGCGATCAGTATGAG ATCTGCATGAAATATGGGCGGCAGCGCTGGAAACTACGGGGCCGAATTGAGGGTAGCGGAAAGCAGGTGTGGGACAGTGAAGAAACcgtctttcttcctcttcttacggAATTCCTGTCCATCAAG GTGACAGAACTGAAGGGTCTGGCCAACCATGTGGTTGTAGGCAGTGTCTCCTGTGAGACCAAGGACCTGTTTGCTGCCCTACCCCAAGTGGTAGCTGTGGACATCAATGACCTCGGCACCATCAAGCTCAGCTTGGAAGTCACATGGAG CCCCTTCGACAAGGATGACCAGCCCTCAACTGCTTCCACTGTCAACAAAGCCTCCACAGTCACCAAGCGCTTCTCCACCTATAGCCAGAGCCCACCAGACACACCCTCACTTCGGGAACAGGCTTTTTAT aaTATGCTGAGGCGGCAGGAGGAGCTGGAGAATGGGACAGCATGGTCCCTGTCATCTGAATCTTCAGACGACTCATCCAGCCCCCAGCTCTCAGGCACTGCCCGCCACTCTTCAGCCCCCAGGCCTCTGGTGCAGCAGCCTGAGCCTCTGCCCATTCAGGTCACCTTCCGTAGGCCTGAGACCCCCACCTCTAGGCCCGTGGATGAAGAGGGGGCCATAGCCCCAGCCCTGGCCAATGGGCATGCCCCCTACAGCCGGACTCTAAGCCATATCAGTGAGGCCAGTGTGGACGCTGCCTTGGCTGAGGCTTCAGTGGAGGCTCTGGGTCTAGAAAATCTAGCTCAGGGACCTAGCCTGCATGCACACCCAGATCCCACCCATGGGGAGCAACCTGGTCCTGTCCCTCCTGCTGTGGACCCTCTCCATTCTGCCACAAGCCCTACCCTCAGTACAACAGGCCCTGCCCACACATCTACAGACCCAGACCTGTCTGCACATCTAGACTTGGTTCACAAGGTCACAGATGCTAGCTCTTCTGAACTGCCAGGCCCCACCCATACCACTACAAGCTCGACCTCTAATGCCATTAGCCCCAGCCACAGTGCTCCAGGCGCCACTTACACTACCACAGGTTCCACCCACAAGCCCATGGTCTCTACCCCTTCCACTACAGTTTCTGCCCCCAGTGCCACAACCCCAGGCCAGACCACTGCAAGACCCACCAAGGAAGCAATGCTTTCTGCCCTCGCTACTGTAGCTCCTACCCCCAATACTATAGGCCCTGTACAGACAACCACAAGCCCTGTCCACACTACCACAAGCCCGACCCATACTACTGCAGGCCCCTCCTGTGTCACTACAAGCCCCATCCACACTACTGCAAGCCCCACCCTTGCCACTGCAAGCCCCATCCACACTACTGCAGGCTCCACCCATGCCACTACAAGCCCCACCCACACTACTGCAAGCCCTACCCATGCCACTACAAGCCCCACCCACACCACTATAAGCCCCACCCATGCCACTGCAAGTCCCGCCCACACTACTGCAAGTCCCACCCATACTACCACAAGCCCCTCAAAAACCATCGCAAGCCCTCCCCATACCGCTACAACCCCTACTCACAAAGCCAGAATGTCAACTCACACCACTGCAAGttctgtccccaaagctaagGACCCAGTCCAGACCACCAGGAGCCCCACGCATCCTGTCACAACCCACAGCTCTTCCAGTTCTCCAGACGATGCCATGCTTCCCAGCCCCTCTGAAAACACAGACCCTACCCTCCCAGGCATCCACACCCTGTCCTGCAGCTACCCAGCCTCCGCTCCTTGCACTCAGGCAGACCCCATAAACCCCAGCCTCTCCTACCCAAGTCCTGCCTGTTCCAGTTGGGAACCCCTCACAAGTCACTCCCCAGATGCCCCAGGGGAGCCCATCCTTCAGAGCCCAAGCCCACCTCCTTCACCTCTAGCCCCTGTGCCCCAGCATTTAGACCCTAGCCTAGCCATGGCCACCCGGGCCCAGGTTCCAGGGGCAGCTGGAGGGGCTGGGGATAGGAAGCTGGAAGAGGCCCTGGGGGCACTGATGGCTGCCCTGGATGACTACCGTGGCCAGTTCCCTGAGCTGCAGGGCCTGGAGCAGGAGGTGACCCGGCTGGAGAGTCTGCTCATG CAGAGACAAGGCCTGACTCGCAGCCGGGCCTCCAGCCTGAGTATCACTGTGGAACATGCTCTGGAGAGCTTCAGCTTCCTCAATGAGGATGAAGATGAAGACATGGATGGTCCTGGAGACAG GCCCCCAAACAGCCTGGAGCCTGGGGCTGAGGACAGCCTCGACTTACCCAGTGCCCGCCCCCTCAGCACGGAGTGTCCAGCTCTGGACGCTGCCTTGGTCCAGCACCTGTACCACTGCAGCCGCCTCCTGCTG AAACTGGGCACCTTTGGGCCCCTGCGCTGCCAGGAGGCATGGGCCCTGGAGCGGCTGCTGAGGGAGGCCAGAGTGCTGGAGGCTGTGTGCGAGCTTAGCAGGCGATGGGAAATCCCTGCCACCTCTGCCCAGGAAG TGGTGCAGTTCTCAGCCTCCCGGCCCGGCTTCCTGGCCTTCTGGGACCGGTGCACAGAGGGACTCAGCCCCTTCATCTGCCCTGTGGAGCGAGTCCTTCTCACCTTCTGTGATCAGTACAGTGCCCGTCTCTCCCTGCGCCAGCCGGGCCTAGCTGAGGCTG TGTGTGTCAAGTTCCTGGAGGATGCCCTGGGGCAGAAGCTGCCCAGGAGGCCCCAGCCAGGCCCCGGAGAGCAGTTCACCGTCTTCCAGTTCTGGAGTTATGTCGAAGCCTTGGAGAGCCCCTCCATGGAGGCCTATGTGACTGAAACGGCTGAGGAGG TGTTACTGGTGCAGAATTTGAACTCGGATGACCAGGCTGTTGTTTTGAAGGCCCTGAGGCTGGCGCCCGAGGGGCGGCTGCGAAGGGATGGGCTTCGGGCCCTCAGCTCGCTGCTGGTCCATGGCAACAACAAGGTCATGGCTGCTGTCAGCACCCAGCTCCGGAGCCTTTCCCTGGGTCCTGTCTTTCGGGAACGG GCTCTGCTTTGCTTCCTGGACCAGCTCGAGGATGAGGATGTACAGACGAGGG
- the RIPOR1 gene encoding rho family-interacting cell polarization regulator 1 isoform X2, whose amino-acid sequence MSAKKRGSPARTHSMMSLSVRPQRRLLSARVNRSQSFAGVLGSHERGPRSFPAFSPPGPPRKPPALSRVSRMFAVAHPAPKVPQPERLDLVYTALKRGLTAYLEVHQQEQEKLQGQIRESKRNSRLGFLYDLDKQVKSIERFLRRLEFHASKIDELYEAYCVQRRLRDGAYNMVRAYSTGSPGSREARDSLAEATRGHREYTESMCLLESELEAQLGEFHLRMKGLAGFARLCVGDQYEICMKYGRQRWKLRGRIEGSGKQVWDSEETVFLPLLTEFLSIKVTELKGLANHVVVGSVSCETKDLFAALPQVVAVDINDLGTIKLSLEVTWSPFDKDDQPSTASTVNKASTVTKRFSTYSQSPPDTPSLREQAFYNMLRRQEELENGTAWSLSSESSDDSSSPQLSGTARHSSAPRPLVQQPEPLPIQVTFRRPETPTSRPVDEEGAIAPALANGHAPYSRTLSHISEASVDAALAEASVEALGLENLAQGPSLHAHPDPTHGEQPGPVPPAVDPLHSATSPTLSTTGPAHTSTDPDLSAHLDLVHKVTDASSSELPGPTHTTTSSTSNAISPSHSAPGATYTTTGSTHKPMVSTPSTTVSAPSATTPGQTTARPTKEAMLSALATVAPTPNTIGPVQTTTSPVHTTTSPTHTTAGPSCVTTSPIHTTASPTLATASPIHTTAGSTHATTSPTHTTASPTHATTSPTHTTISPTHATASPAHTTASPTHTTTSPSKTIASPPHTATTPTHKARMSTHTTASSVPKAKDPVQTTRSPTHPVTTHSSSSSPDDAMLPSPSENTDPTLPGIHTLSCSYPASAPCTQADPINPSLSYPSPACSSWEPLTSHSPDAPGEPILQSPSPPPSPLAPVPQHLDPSLAMATRAQVPGAAGGAGDRKLEEALGALMAALDDYRGQFPELQGLEQEVTRLESLLMRQGLTRSRASSLSITVEHALESFSFLNEDEDEDMDGPGDRPPNSLEPGAEDSLDLPSARPLSTECPALDAALVQHLYHCSRLLLKLGTFGPLRCQEAWALERLLREARVLEAVCELSRRWEIPATSAQEVVQFSASRPGFLAFWDRCTEGLSPFICPVERVLLTFCDQYSARLSLRQPGLAEAVCVKFLEDALGQKLPRRPQPGPGEQFTVFQFWSYVEALESPSMEAYVTETAEEVLLVQNLNSDDQAVVLKALRLAPEGRLRRDGLRALSSLLVHGNNKVMAAVSTQLRSLSLGPVFRERALLCFLDQLEDEDVQTRVAGCLALGCIKAPEGIEPLVYLCQTDTEAVREAARQSLQQCGEEGQSAHRRLEESLDALPRIFGPGSMASTAF is encoded by the exons ATGAGTGCCAAGAAGAGAG GGAGCCCCGCGCGGACTCATTCCATGATGTCCCTGTCGGTGCGGCCGCAGCGCCGCCTGCTCAGCGCCCGGGTCAATAGGAGCCAGTCCTTCGCAGGCGTCCTCGGCAGCCACGAGCGGGGGCCCAG GAGCTTCCCGGCCTTCAGTCCCCCGGGGCCTCCACGGAAGCCCCCAGCGCTTTCCCGAGTATCCAGGATGTTTGCCGTGGCGCACCCTGCCCCTAAGGTCCCGCAGCCTGAGCGGCTGGACCTGGTGTACACTGCGCTCAAGCGGGGCCTGAC GGCCTATTTGGAAGTGCACCAGCAGGAGCAGGAGAAACTCCAGGGACAGATTAGGGAGTCCAAGAGGAATTCCCGCCTG GGCTTCCTGTATGACTTGGACAAG CAAGTCAAGTCCATTGAACGCTTCCTGCGACGGTTGGAGTTCCACGCCAGCAAG ATTGATGaactctatgaggcatactgtgTCCAGCGGCGTCTCCGGGATGGTGCCTACAACATGGTCCGTGCCTACAGCACTGGGTCCCCAGGGAGCCGCGAGGCCCGAGACAGCCTGGCCGAAGCCACTCGAGGGCATCGCGAGTACACAGAG AGCATGTGTCTGCTGGAGAGTGAGCTAGAGGCACAGCTGGGCGAGTTCCATCTCCGGATGAAAG GGCTGGCTGGCTTCGCCAGGCTGTGTGTAGGCGATCAGTATGAG ATCTGCATGAAATATGGGCGGCAGCGCTGGAAACTACGGGGCCGAATTGAGGGTAGCGGAAAGCAGGTGTGGGACAGTGAAGAAACcgtctttcttcctcttcttacggAATTCCTGTCCATCAAG GTGACAGAACTGAAGGGTCTGGCCAACCATGTGGTTGTAGGCAGTGTCTCCTGTGAGACCAAGGACCTGTTTGCTGCCCTACCCCAAGTGGTAGCTGTGGACATCAATGACCTCGGCACCATCAAGCTCAGCTTGGAAGTCACATGGAG CCCCTTCGACAAGGATGACCAGCCCTCAACTGCTTCCACTGTCAACAAAGCCTCCACAGTCACCAAGCGCTTCTCCACCTATAGCCAGAGCCCACCAGACACACCCTCACTTCGGGAACAGGCTTTTTAT aaTATGCTGAGGCGGCAGGAGGAGCTGGAGAATGGGACAGCATGGTCCCTGTCATCTGAATCTTCAGACGACTCATCCAGCCCCCAGCTCTCAGGCACTGCCCGCCACTCTTCAGCCCCCAGGCCTCTGGTGCAGCAGCCTGAGCCTCTGCCCATTCAGGTCACCTTCCGTAGGCCTGAGACCCCCACCTCTAGGCCCGTGGATGAAGAGGGGGCCATAGCCCCAGCCCTGGCCAATGGGCATGCCCCCTACAGCCGGACTCTAAGCCATATCAGTGAGGCCAGTGTGGACGCTGCCTTGGCTGAGGCTTCAGTGGAGGCTCTGGGTCTAGAAAATCTAGCTCAGGGACCTAGCCTGCATGCACACCCAGATCCCACCCATGGGGAGCAACCTGGTCCTGTCCCTCCTGCTGTGGACCCTCTCCATTCTGCCACAAGCCCTACCCTCAGTACAACAGGCCCTGCCCACACATCTACAGACCCAGACCTGTCTGCACATCTAGACTTGGTTCACAAGGTCACAGATGCTAGCTCTTCTGAACTGCCAGGCCCCACCCATACCACTACAAGCTCGACCTCTAATGCCATTAGCCCCAGCCACAGTGCTCCAGGCGCCACTTACACTACCACAGGTTCCACCCACAAGCCCATGGTCTCTACCCCTTCCACTACAGTTTCTGCCCCCAGTGCCACAACCCCAGGCCAGACCACTGCAAGACCCACCAAGGAAGCAATGCTTTCTGCCCTCGCTACTGTAGCTCCTACCCCCAATACTATAGGCCCTGTACAGACAACCACAAGCCCTGTCCACACTACCACAAGCCCGACCCATACTACTGCAGGCCCCTCCTGTGTCACTACAAGCCCCATCCACACTACTGCAAGCCCCACCCTTGCCACTGCAAGCCCCATCCACACTACTGCAGGCTCCACCCATGCCACTACAAGCCCCACCCACACTACTGCAAGCCCTACCCATGCCACTACAAGCCCCACCCACACCACTATAAGCCCCACCCATGCCACTGCAAGTCCCGCCCACACTACTGCAAGTCCCACCCATACTACCACAAGCCCCTCAAAAACCATCGCAAGCCCTCCCCATACCGCTACAACCCCTACTCACAAAGCCAGAATGTCAACTCACACCACTGCAAGttctgtccccaaagctaagGACCCAGTCCAGACCACCAGGAGCCCCACGCATCCTGTCACAACCCACAGCTCTTCCAGTTCTCCAGACGATGCCATGCTTCCCAGCCCCTCTGAAAACACAGACCCTACCCTCCCAGGCATCCACACCCTGTCCTGCAGCTACCCAGCCTCCGCTCCTTGCACTCAGGCAGACCCCATAAACCCCAGCCTCTCCTACCCAAGTCCTGCCTGTTCCAGTTGGGAACCCCTCACAAGTCACTCCCCAGATGCCCCAGGGGAGCCCATCCTTCAGAGCCCAAGCCCACCTCCTTCACCTCTAGCCCCTGTGCCCCAGCATTTAGACCCTAGCCTAGCCATGGCCACCCGGGCCCAGGTTCCAGGGGCAGCTGGAGGGGCTGGGGATAGGAAGCTGGAAGAGGCCCTGGGGGCACTGATGGCTGCCCTGGATGACTACCGTGGCCAGTTCCCTGAGCTGCAGGGCCTGGAGCAGGAGGTGACCCGGCTGGAGAGTCTGCTCATG AGACAAGGCCTGACTCGCAGCCGGGCCTCCAGCCTGAGTATCACTGTGGAACATGCTCTGGAGAGCTTCAGCTTCCTCAATGAGGATGAAGATGAAGACATGGATGGTCCTGGAGACAG GCCCCCAAACAGCCTGGAGCCTGGGGCTGAGGACAGCCTCGACTTACCCAGTGCCCGCCCCCTCAGCACGGAGTGTCCAGCTCTGGACGCTGCCTTGGTCCAGCACCTGTACCACTGCAGCCGCCTCCTGCTG AAACTGGGCACCTTTGGGCCCCTGCGCTGCCAGGAGGCATGGGCCCTGGAGCGGCTGCTGAGGGAGGCCAGAGTGCTGGAGGCTGTGTGCGAGCTTAGCAGGCGATGGGAAATCCCTGCCACCTCTGCCCAGGAAG TGGTGCAGTTCTCAGCCTCCCGGCCCGGCTTCCTGGCCTTCTGGGACCGGTGCACAGAGGGACTCAGCCCCTTCATCTGCCCTGTGGAGCGAGTCCTTCTCACCTTCTGTGATCAGTACAGTGCCCGTCTCTCCCTGCGCCAGCCGGGCCTAGCTGAGGCTG TGTGTGTCAAGTTCCTGGAGGATGCCCTGGGGCAGAAGCTGCCCAGGAGGCCCCAGCCAGGCCCCGGAGAGCAGTTCACCGTCTTCCAGTTCTGGAGTTATGTCGAAGCCTTGGAGAGCCCCTCCATGGAGGCCTATGTGACTGAAACGGCTGAGGAGG TGTTACTGGTGCAGAATTTGAACTCGGATGACCAGGCTGTTGTTTTGAAGGCCCTGAGGCTGGCGCCCGAGGGGCGGCTGCGAAGGGATGGGCTTCGGGCCCTCAGCTCGCTGCTGGTCCATGGCAACAACAAGGTCATGGCTGCTGTCAGCACCCAGCTCCGGAGCCTTTCCCTGGGTCCTGTCTTTCGGGAACGG GCTCTGCTTTGCTTCCTGGACCAGCTCGAGGATGAGGATGTACAGACGAGGG